A stretch of the Metopolophium dirhodum isolate CAU chromosome 8, ASM1992520v1, whole genome shotgun sequence genome encodes the following:
- the LOC132950252 gene encoding H(+)/Cl(-) exchange transporter 4 isoform X1 has product MIKFSKVVLEICFSTSMENLPLTSNVRKNDLPNKPSTSYQAVKQVKKLTERNVGISSDDDMIDITTSGTMTERTLNQRSPINLPGIDVIFAGTIHFGSGETEDIPGIGQYEDFHTIDWQRDIARDRMRHRYILKRKQNSFIDLIKSAHDAWSGWLCVLLVGLVTGTVAAIIDIGTSWMSDLKFGICPQAFWLNMEQCCWSSNETSFELDKGNCSQWFYWSEIMTSSNYGPFAYIVSYLFYIAWALLFAALAAGLVRMFAPYACGSGVPEIKTILSGFIIRGYLGKWTLLIKSVGIMMCVSAGLSLGKEGPMVHIASCIGNILSYLFPKYGRNEAKKREILSAAAAAGVSVAFGAPIGGVLFSLEEVSYYFPLKTLWRSFFCALVAAFVLSSINPFGNEHSVMFYVEYHRPWMFFELIPFIGLGIIGGVIATVFIKCNIKWCRFRKTSILGQYPVMEVLLLTAVTAILSYPNPYTRMGTSQLIYLLFSQCDVSSNDGLCDYTNDKANVAGPGVYTAMLLLSMAFVLKLVTTIFTFGIKVPCGLFIPSLAMGGITGRIVGILMQQLAAKHPHLWFFDNSCGLPGQEGCITPGLYAMVGAAAVLGGVTRMTVSLVVIMFELTGGVRYIVPLMAAVMASKWVGDALGKEGMYDAHIQLNGYPFLDSKEDIVHTALAADVMQPRRAENLNVLTQSSMSLEDTEILLKETEHNGFPVVVSRESQYLVGYVLRRDLQLALENAKRTIDGLLPESLVLFTDISQQVMPPPLKLKKILDMAPITITDQTPMETVVDMFRKLGLRQTLVTHNGRLLGVITKKDILRYIKQVDNEDPSSVLFH; this is encoded by the exons ATGATTAAATTTTCTAAAGTTGTTTTGG aAATATGTTTCTCTACAAGTATGGAAAATTTACCATTAACAAGCAATGTTCGAAAAAATGATCTCCCTAATAAGCCTTCTACATCCTATCAGGCTGTTAAACag gtCAAAAAATTAACTGAAAGAAATGTGGGAATAAGTTCGGACGATGATATGATAGATATTACAACATCAGGAACAATGACTGAACGTACTTTAAATCAGAGATCACCTATAAATTTAccag GTATTGATGTCATTTTTGCGGGAACAATACATTTTG gttCTGGTGAAACTGAGGATATTCCTGGAATTGGTCAGTATGAAGATTTTCATACAATTGATTGGCAACGAGACATTGCAAGAGATCGGATGCGACATAGATATATACTAAAACGCAAACAAAATTCATTTATTGATCTA aTAAAATCAGCTCACGATGCATGGTCTGGCTGGCTTTGTGTACTATTGGTGGGACTCGTGACTGGAACTGTTGCAGCAATAATTGACATTGGAACATCATGGATGTCAGATCTAAAATTTGGTATTTGTCCTCAAGCATTTTGGTTAAACATGGAACAATGTTGTTGGTCGTCAAATGAAACTTCATTCGAGCTAGATAAAGGAAACTGTTCACAA tggTTTTATTGGTCCGAAATAATGACTTCTTCAAACTATGGACCTTTTGCCTACattgtatcatatttattttacattgctTGGGCATTACTATTTGCAGCCCTTGCTGCTGGTTTAGTCAGAATGTTTGCCCCCTATGCATGTGGATCAGGTGTCCCAGAG ataaaaacaattttaagtggCTTTATAATTAGAGGGTACTTAGGAAAGTGGACTCTACTGATAAAATCTGTTGgaataatgatgtgtgtttcgGCTGGTCTCAGCTTGGGTAAAGAAGGACCTATGGTACATATAGCTTCATGTATTG gtaatattttatcatatttgttTCCTAAGTATGGCCGAAATGAAGCTAAAAAGAGAGAAATATTATCAGCAGCAGCAGCTGCTGGGGTTTCTGTTGCTTTTGGGGCTCCAATTGGTGGAGTCCTTTTTAGTTTAGAAgag gttagCTATTATTTTCCACTGAAAACTTTATGGCGTTCATTCTTTTGTGCTCTCGTTGCTGCATTTGTGCTTAGTTCAATCAATCCATTTGGAAACGAACATTCTGTAATGTTCTATGTGGAATATCACAGGCCATGGATGTTTTTTGAACTTATACCATTTATTGGATTGGGAATTATTGGa gGTGTGATTGCAACAGTTTTTATCAAATGCAATATTAAATGGTGTCGTTTTCGTAAAACCTCTATTCTCGGACAATATCCAGTCATGGAAGTATTATTACTTACAGCTGTAACAGCAATACTCTCGTATCCCAATCCATATACACGTATGGGAACAAGTCAATTAATTTATCTTCTTTTCAGCCAATGTGATGTATCTAGTAATGATGGTTTGTG CGATTATACAAACGACAAAGCAAATGTAGCTGGACCTGGGGTATACACAGCTATGTTACTTCTGTCAATGGCATTTGTATTGAAATTAGTCACTACAATTTTTACATTTGGCATAAAG gtaccttgTGGTCTGTTCATCCCGAGTTTGGCTATGGGCGGTATCACTGGCCGTATTGTTGGTATTTTGATGCAACAGTTAGCTGCTAAACATCCCCATTTATGGTTTTTTGACAATAGTTGTGGATTACCTGGCCAAGAAGGCTGTATTACTCCTGGCTTGTATGCCATGGTAGGCGCTGCTGCTGTTCTAGGAGGAGTAACCCGAATGActg tttcgtTGGTAGTCATTATGTTTGAATTGACCGGTGGCGTAAGATACATAGTTCCGTTGATGGCAGCTGTCATGGCTAGCAAATGGGTTGGTGATGCACTGGGCAAAGAAGGAATGTATGATGCTCATATTCAATTAAATGGTTATCCGTTTTTGGACAGTAAAGAAGATATTGTTCACACAGCCTTGGCAGCTGATGTTATGCAGCCTcg tCGAGCCGAGAATTTGAACGTTCTCACTCAGTCTTCAATGTCACTAGAAGatactgaaatattattaaaagaaactGAACATAATGGATTTCCGGTTGTGGTTTCACGAGAATCTCAATATCTCGTTGGATATGTGTTACGAAGAGATTTGCAATTGGCATTAG aaaATGCAAAACGGACCATTGATGGACTATTACCTGAATCTTTAGTTCTATTTACCGACATAAGCCAACAAGTAATGCCGCCacccttaaaattaaaaaaaattctggataTGGCCCCAATTACAATTACCGATCAAACGCCTATGGAGACTGTGGTTGATATGTTCAGAAAATTAGGACTCCGGCAAACATTGGTTACACACAATGG GAGGCTTTTGGGAGTAATAACAAAGAAAGATATTTTACGTTACATTAAACAGGTTGATAATGAAGATCCCAGTTCTGTACTCTTCCATTGA
- the LOC132950252 gene encoding H(+)/Cl(-) exchange transporter 4 isoform X4 yields the protein MRVKKLTERNVGISSDDDMIDITTSGTMTERTLNQRSPINLPGIDVIFAGTIHFGSGETEDIPGIGQYEDFHTIDWQRDIARDRMRHRYILKRKQNSFIDLIKSAHDAWSGWLCVLLVGLVTGTVAAIIDIGTSWMSDLKFGICPQAFWLNMEQCCWSSNETSFELDKGNCSQWFYWSEIMTSSNYGPFAYIVSYLFYIAWALLFAALAAGLVRMFAPYACGSGVPEIKTILSGFIIRGYLGKWTLLIKSVGIMMCVSAGLSLGKEGPMVHIASCIGNILSYLFPKYGRNEAKKREILSAAAAAGVSVAFGAPIGGVLFSLEEVSYYFPLKTLWRSFFCALVAAFVLSSINPFGNEHSVMFYVEYHRPWMFFELIPFIGLGIIGGVIATVFIKCNIKWCRFRKTSILGQYPVMEVLLLTAVTAILSYPNPYTRMGTSQLIYLLFSQCDVSSNDGLCDYTNDKANVAGPGVYTAMLLLSMAFVLKLVTTIFTFGIKVPCGLFIPSLAMGGITGRIVGILMQQLAAKHPHLWFFDNSCGLPGQEGCITPGLYAMVGAAAVLGGVTRMTVSLVVIMFELTGGVRYIVPLMAAVMASKWVGDALGKEGMYDAHIQLNGYPFLDSKEDIVHTALAADVMQPRRAENLNVLTQSSMSLEDTEILLKETEHNGFPVVVSRESQYLVGYVLRRDLQLALENAKRTIDGLLPESLVLFTDISQQVMPPPLKLKKILDMAPITITDQTPMETVVDMFRKLGLRQTLVTHNGRLLGVITKKDILRYIKQVDNEDPSSVLFH from the exons atgaga gtCAAAAAATTAACTGAAAGAAATGTGGGAATAAGTTCGGACGATGATATGATAGATATTACAACATCAGGAACAATGACTGAACGTACTTTAAATCAGAGATCACCTATAAATTTAccag GTATTGATGTCATTTTTGCGGGAACAATACATTTTG gttCTGGTGAAACTGAGGATATTCCTGGAATTGGTCAGTATGAAGATTTTCATACAATTGATTGGCAACGAGACATTGCAAGAGATCGGATGCGACATAGATATATACTAAAACGCAAACAAAATTCATTTATTGATCTA aTAAAATCAGCTCACGATGCATGGTCTGGCTGGCTTTGTGTACTATTGGTGGGACTCGTGACTGGAACTGTTGCAGCAATAATTGACATTGGAACATCATGGATGTCAGATCTAAAATTTGGTATTTGTCCTCAAGCATTTTGGTTAAACATGGAACAATGTTGTTGGTCGTCAAATGAAACTTCATTCGAGCTAGATAAAGGAAACTGTTCACAA tggTTTTATTGGTCCGAAATAATGACTTCTTCAAACTATGGACCTTTTGCCTACattgtatcatatttattttacattgctTGGGCATTACTATTTGCAGCCCTTGCTGCTGGTTTAGTCAGAATGTTTGCCCCCTATGCATGTGGATCAGGTGTCCCAGAG ataaaaacaattttaagtggCTTTATAATTAGAGGGTACTTAGGAAAGTGGACTCTACTGATAAAATCTGTTGgaataatgatgtgtgtttcgGCTGGTCTCAGCTTGGGTAAAGAAGGACCTATGGTACATATAGCTTCATGTATTG gtaatattttatcatatttgttTCCTAAGTATGGCCGAAATGAAGCTAAAAAGAGAGAAATATTATCAGCAGCAGCAGCTGCTGGGGTTTCTGTTGCTTTTGGGGCTCCAATTGGTGGAGTCCTTTTTAGTTTAGAAgag gttagCTATTATTTTCCACTGAAAACTTTATGGCGTTCATTCTTTTGTGCTCTCGTTGCTGCATTTGTGCTTAGTTCAATCAATCCATTTGGAAACGAACATTCTGTAATGTTCTATGTGGAATATCACAGGCCATGGATGTTTTTTGAACTTATACCATTTATTGGATTGGGAATTATTGGa gGTGTGATTGCAACAGTTTTTATCAAATGCAATATTAAATGGTGTCGTTTTCGTAAAACCTCTATTCTCGGACAATATCCAGTCATGGAAGTATTATTACTTACAGCTGTAACAGCAATACTCTCGTATCCCAATCCATATACACGTATGGGAACAAGTCAATTAATTTATCTTCTTTTCAGCCAATGTGATGTATCTAGTAATGATGGTTTGTG CGATTATACAAACGACAAAGCAAATGTAGCTGGACCTGGGGTATACACAGCTATGTTACTTCTGTCAATGGCATTTGTATTGAAATTAGTCACTACAATTTTTACATTTGGCATAAAG gtaccttgTGGTCTGTTCATCCCGAGTTTGGCTATGGGCGGTATCACTGGCCGTATTGTTGGTATTTTGATGCAACAGTTAGCTGCTAAACATCCCCATTTATGGTTTTTTGACAATAGTTGTGGATTACCTGGCCAAGAAGGCTGTATTACTCCTGGCTTGTATGCCATGGTAGGCGCTGCTGCTGTTCTAGGAGGAGTAACCCGAATGActg tttcgtTGGTAGTCATTATGTTTGAATTGACCGGTGGCGTAAGATACATAGTTCCGTTGATGGCAGCTGTCATGGCTAGCAAATGGGTTGGTGATGCACTGGGCAAAGAAGGAATGTATGATGCTCATATTCAATTAAATGGTTATCCGTTTTTGGACAGTAAAGAAGATATTGTTCACACAGCCTTGGCAGCTGATGTTATGCAGCCTcg tCGAGCCGAGAATTTGAACGTTCTCACTCAGTCTTCAATGTCACTAGAAGatactgaaatattattaaaagaaactGAACATAATGGATTTCCGGTTGTGGTTTCACGAGAATCTCAATATCTCGTTGGATATGTGTTACGAAGAGATTTGCAATTGGCATTAG aaaATGCAAAACGGACCATTGATGGACTATTACCTGAATCTTTAGTTCTATTTACCGACATAAGCCAACAAGTAATGCCGCCacccttaaaattaaaaaaaattctggataTGGCCCCAATTACAATTACCGATCAAACGCCTATGGAGACTGTGGTTGATATGTTCAGAAAATTAGGACTCCGGCAAACATTGGTTACACACAATGG GAGGCTTTTGGGAGTAATAACAAAGAAAGATATTTTACGTTACATTAAACAGGTTGATAATGAAGATCCCAGTTCTGTACTCTTCCATTGA
- the LOC132950252 gene encoding H(+)/Cl(-) exchange transporter 4 isoform X2, which produces MIKFSKVVLEICFSTSMENLPLTSNVRKNDLPNKPSTSYQAVKQVKKLTERNVGISSDDDMIDITTSGTMTERTLNQRSPINLPGSGETEDIPGIGQYEDFHTIDWQRDIARDRMRHRYILKRKQNSFIDLIKSAHDAWSGWLCVLLVGLVTGTVAAIIDIGTSWMSDLKFGICPQAFWLNMEQCCWSSNETSFELDKGNCSQWFYWSEIMTSSNYGPFAYIVSYLFYIAWALLFAALAAGLVRMFAPYACGSGVPEIKTILSGFIIRGYLGKWTLLIKSVGIMMCVSAGLSLGKEGPMVHIASCIGNILSYLFPKYGRNEAKKREILSAAAAAGVSVAFGAPIGGVLFSLEEVSYYFPLKTLWRSFFCALVAAFVLSSINPFGNEHSVMFYVEYHRPWMFFELIPFIGLGIIGGVIATVFIKCNIKWCRFRKTSILGQYPVMEVLLLTAVTAILSYPNPYTRMGTSQLIYLLFSQCDVSSNDGLCDYTNDKANVAGPGVYTAMLLLSMAFVLKLVTTIFTFGIKVPCGLFIPSLAMGGITGRIVGILMQQLAAKHPHLWFFDNSCGLPGQEGCITPGLYAMVGAAAVLGGVTRMTVSLVVIMFELTGGVRYIVPLMAAVMASKWVGDALGKEGMYDAHIQLNGYPFLDSKEDIVHTALAADVMQPRRAENLNVLTQSSMSLEDTEILLKETEHNGFPVVVSRESQYLVGYVLRRDLQLALENAKRTIDGLLPESLVLFTDISQQVMPPPLKLKKILDMAPITITDQTPMETVVDMFRKLGLRQTLVTHNGRLLGVITKKDILRYIKQVDNEDPSSVLFH; this is translated from the exons ATGATTAAATTTTCTAAAGTTGTTTTGG aAATATGTTTCTCTACAAGTATGGAAAATTTACCATTAACAAGCAATGTTCGAAAAAATGATCTCCCTAATAAGCCTTCTACATCCTATCAGGCTGTTAAACag gtCAAAAAATTAACTGAAAGAAATGTGGGAATAAGTTCGGACGATGATATGATAGATATTACAACATCAGGAACAATGACTGAACGTACTTTAAATCAGAGATCACCTATAAATTTAccag gttCTGGTGAAACTGAGGATATTCCTGGAATTGGTCAGTATGAAGATTTTCATACAATTGATTGGCAACGAGACATTGCAAGAGATCGGATGCGACATAGATATATACTAAAACGCAAACAAAATTCATTTATTGATCTA aTAAAATCAGCTCACGATGCATGGTCTGGCTGGCTTTGTGTACTATTGGTGGGACTCGTGACTGGAACTGTTGCAGCAATAATTGACATTGGAACATCATGGATGTCAGATCTAAAATTTGGTATTTGTCCTCAAGCATTTTGGTTAAACATGGAACAATGTTGTTGGTCGTCAAATGAAACTTCATTCGAGCTAGATAAAGGAAACTGTTCACAA tggTTTTATTGGTCCGAAATAATGACTTCTTCAAACTATGGACCTTTTGCCTACattgtatcatatttattttacattgctTGGGCATTACTATTTGCAGCCCTTGCTGCTGGTTTAGTCAGAATGTTTGCCCCCTATGCATGTGGATCAGGTGTCCCAGAG ataaaaacaattttaagtggCTTTATAATTAGAGGGTACTTAGGAAAGTGGACTCTACTGATAAAATCTGTTGgaataatgatgtgtgtttcgGCTGGTCTCAGCTTGGGTAAAGAAGGACCTATGGTACATATAGCTTCATGTATTG gtaatattttatcatatttgttTCCTAAGTATGGCCGAAATGAAGCTAAAAAGAGAGAAATATTATCAGCAGCAGCAGCTGCTGGGGTTTCTGTTGCTTTTGGGGCTCCAATTGGTGGAGTCCTTTTTAGTTTAGAAgag gttagCTATTATTTTCCACTGAAAACTTTATGGCGTTCATTCTTTTGTGCTCTCGTTGCTGCATTTGTGCTTAGTTCAATCAATCCATTTGGAAACGAACATTCTGTAATGTTCTATGTGGAATATCACAGGCCATGGATGTTTTTTGAACTTATACCATTTATTGGATTGGGAATTATTGGa gGTGTGATTGCAACAGTTTTTATCAAATGCAATATTAAATGGTGTCGTTTTCGTAAAACCTCTATTCTCGGACAATATCCAGTCATGGAAGTATTATTACTTACAGCTGTAACAGCAATACTCTCGTATCCCAATCCATATACACGTATGGGAACAAGTCAATTAATTTATCTTCTTTTCAGCCAATGTGATGTATCTAGTAATGATGGTTTGTG CGATTATACAAACGACAAAGCAAATGTAGCTGGACCTGGGGTATACACAGCTATGTTACTTCTGTCAATGGCATTTGTATTGAAATTAGTCACTACAATTTTTACATTTGGCATAAAG gtaccttgTGGTCTGTTCATCCCGAGTTTGGCTATGGGCGGTATCACTGGCCGTATTGTTGGTATTTTGATGCAACAGTTAGCTGCTAAACATCCCCATTTATGGTTTTTTGACAATAGTTGTGGATTACCTGGCCAAGAAGGCTGTATTACTCCTGGCTTGTATGCCATGGTAGGCGCTGCTGCTGTTCTAGGAGGAGTAACCCGAATGActg tttcgtTGGTAGTCATTATGTTTGAATTGACCGGTGGCGTAAGATACATAGTTCCGTTGATGGCAGCTGTCATGGCTAGCAAATGGGTTGGTGATGCACTGGGCAAAGAAGGAATGTATGATGCTCATATTCAATTAAATGGTTATCCGTTTTTGGACAGTAAAGAAGATATTGTTCACACAGCCTTGGCAGCTGATGTTATGCAGCCTcg tCGAGCCGAGAATTTGAACGTTCTCACTCAGTCTTCAATGTCACTAGAAGatactgaaatattattaaaagaaactGAACATAATGGATTTCCGGTTGTGGTTTCACGAGAATCTCAATATCTCGTTGGATATGTGTTACGAAGAGATTTGCAATTGGCATTAG aaaATGCAAAACGGACCATTGATGGACTATTACCTGAATCTTTAGTTCTATTTACCGACATAAGCCAACAAGTAATGCCGCCacccttaaaattaaaaaaaattctggataTGGCCCCAATTACAATTACCGATCAAACGCCTATGGAGACTGTGGTTGATATGTTCAGAAAATTAGGACTCCGGCAAACATTGGTTACACACAATGG GAGGCTTTTGGGAGTAATAACAAAGAAAGATATTTTACGTTACATTAAACAGGTTGATAATGAAGATCCCAGTTCTGTACTCTTCCATTGA
- the LOC132950252 gene encoding H(+)/Cl(-) exchange transporter 4 isoform X3, with amino-acid sequence MENLPLTSNVRKNDLPNKPSTSYQAVKQVKKLTERNVGISSDDDMIDITTSGTMTERTLNQRSPINLPGIDVIFAGTIHFGSGETEDIPGIGQYEDFHTIDWQRDIARDRMRHRYILKRKQNSFIDLIKSAHDAWSGWLCVLLVGLVTGTVAAIIDIGTSWMSDLKFGICPQAFWLNMEQCCWSSNETSFELDKGNCSQWFYWSEIMTSSNYGPFAYIVSYLFYIAWALLFAALAAGLVRMFAPYACGSGVPEIKTILSGFIIRGYLGKWTLLIKSVGIMMCVSAGLSLGKEGPMVHIASCIGNILSYLFPKYGRNEAKKREILSAAAAAGVSVAFGAPIGGVLFSLEEVSYYFPLKTLWRSFFCALVAAFVLSSINPFGNEHSVMFYVEYHRPWMFFELIPFIGLGIIGGVIATVFIKCNIKWCRFRKTSILGQYPVMEVLLLTAVTAILSYPNPYTRMGTSQLIYLLFSQCDVSSNDGLCDYTNDKANVAGPGVYTAMLLLSMAFVLKLVTTIFTFGIKVPCGLFIPSLAMGGITGRIVGILMQQLAAKHPHLWFFDNSCGLPGQEGCITPGLYAMVGAAAVLGGVTRMTVSLVVIMFELTGGVRYIVPLMAAVMASKWVGDALGKEGMYDAHIQLNGYPFLDSKEDIVHTALAADVMQPRRAENLNVLTQSSMSLEDTEILLKETEHNGFPVVVSRESQYLVGYVLRRDLQLALENAKRTIDGLLPESLVLFTDISQQVMPPPLKLKKILDMAPITITDQTPMETVVDMFRKLGLRQTLVTHNGRLLGVITKKDILRYIKQVDNEDPSSVLFH; translated from the exons ATGGAAAATTTACCATTAACAAGCAATGTTCGAAAAAATGATCTCCCTAATAAGCCTTCTACATCCTATCAGGCTGTTAAACag gtCAAAAAATTAACTGAAAGAAATGTGGGAATAAGTTCGGACGATGATATGATAGATATTACAACATCAGGAACAATGACTGAACGTACTTTAAATCAGAGATCACCTATAAATTTAccag GTATTGATGTCATTTTTGCGGGAACAATACATTTTG gttCTGGTGAAACTGAGGATATTCCTGGAATTGGTCAGTATGAAGATTTTCATACAATTGATTGGCAACGAGACATTGCAAGAGATCGGATGCGACATAGATATATACTAAAACGCAAACAAAATTCATTTATTGATCTA aTAAAATCAGCTCACGATGCATGGTCTGGCTGGCTTTGTGTACTATTGGTGGGACTCGTGACTGGAACTGTTGCAGCAATAATTGACATTGGAACATCATGGATGTCAGATCTAAAATTTGGTATTTGTCCTCAAGCATTTTGGTTAAACATGGAACAATGTTGTTGGTCGTCAAATGAAACTTCATTCGAGCTAGATAAAGGAAACTGTTCACAA tggTTTTATTGGTCCGAAATAATGACTTCTTCAAACTATGGACCTTTTGCCTACattgtatcatatttattttacattgctTGGGCATTACTATTTGCAGCCCTTGCTGCTGGTTTAGTCAGAATGTTTGCCCCCTATGCATGTGGATCAGGTGTCCCAGAG ataaaaacaattttaagtggCTTTATAATTAGAGGGTACTTAGGAAAGTGGACTCTACTGATAAAATCTGTTGgaataatgatgtgtgtttcgGCTGGTCTCAGCTTGGGTAAAGAAGGACCTATGGTACATATAGCTTCATGTATTG gtaatattttatcatatttgttTCCTAAGTATGGCCGAAATGAAGCTAAAAAGAGAGAAATATTATCAGCAGCAGCAGCTGCTGGGGTTTCTGTTGCTTTTGGGGCTCCAATTGGTGGAGTCCTTTTTAGTTTAGAAgag gttagCTATTATTTTCCACTGAAAACTTTATGGCGTTCATTCTTTTGTGCTCTCGTTGCTGCATTTGTGCTTAGTTCAATCAATCCATTTGGAAACGAACATTCTGTAATGTTCTATGTGGAATATCACAGGCCATGGATGTTTTTTGAACTTATACCATTTATTGGATTGGGAATTATTGGa gGTGTGATTGCAACAGTTTTTATCAAATGCAATATTAAATGGTGTCGTTTTCGTAAAACCTCTATTCTCGGACAATATCCAGTCATGGAAGTATTATTACTTACAGCTGTAACAGCAATACTCTCGTATCCCAATCCATATACACGTATGGGAACAAGTCAATTAATTTATCTTCTTTTCAGCCAATGTGATGTATCTAGTAATGATGGTTTGTG CGATTATACAAACGACAAAGCAAATGTAGCTGGACCTGGGGTATACACAGCTATGTTACTTCTGTCAATGGCATTTGTATTGAAATTAGTCACTACAATTTTTACATTTGGCATAAAG gtaccttgTGGTCTGTTCATCCCGAGTTTGGCTATGGGCGGTATCACTGGCCGTATTGTTGGTATTTTGATGCAACAGTTAGCTGCTAAACATCCCCATTTATGGTTTTTTGACAATAGTTGTGGATTACCTGGCCAAGAAGGCTGTATTACTCCTGGCTTGTATGCCATGGTAGGCGCTGCTGCTGTTCTAGGAGGAGTAACCCGAATGActg tttcgtTGGTAGTCATTATGTTTGAATTGACCGGTGGCGTAAGATACATAGTTCCGTTGATGGCAGCTGTCATGGCTAGCAAATGGGTTGGTGATGCACTGGGCAAAGAAGGAATGTATGATGCTCATATTCAATTAAATGGTTATCCGTTTTTGGACAGTAAAGAAGATATTGTTCACACAGCCTTGGCAGCTGATGTTATGCAGCCTcg tCGAGCCGAGAATTTGAACGTTCTCACTCAGTCTTCAATGTCACTAGAAGatactgaaatattattaaaagaaactGAACATAATGGATTTCCGGTTGTGGTTTCACGAGAATCTCAATATCTCGTTGGATATGTGTTACGAAGAGATTTGCAATTGGCATTAG aaaATGCAAAACGGACCATTGATGGACTATTACCTGAATCTTTAGTTCTATTTACCGACATAAGCCAACAAGTAATGCCGCCacccttaaaattaaaaaaaattctggataTGGCCCCAATTACAATTACCGATCAAACGCCTATGGAGACTGTGGTTGATATGTTCAGAAAATTAGGACTCCGGCAAACATTGGTTACACACAATGG GAGGCTTTTGGGAGTAATAACAAAGAAAGATATTTTACGTTACATTAAACAGGTTGATAATGAAGATCCCAGTTCTGTACTCTTCCATTGA